The following proteins are encoded in a genomic region of Synechococcus sp. CBW1002:
- the hemJ gene encoding protoporphyrinogen oxidase HemJ, with protein sequence MPLAFAWPPEAYLWFKTLHIVGVVVWFAGLFYLVRLFIYHREAEELEPSLRSAFQQQYALMERRLANIITTPGMVVAVVCAAGLLSVNPAWLHQGWMHAKLAFVAALLAYHAFCYRLMGQLQQGNCGWSPKQLRALNELPTLLLVVVVMLVVFKNQFPTGAATWFIVALVVFMAASIQFYARWRRLRAERLAAADSLVG encoded by the coding sequence ATGCCCCTGGCCTTCGCCTGGCCGCCCGAGGCCTATCTGTGGTTCAAGACCCTCCACATCGTGGGGGTGGTGGTGTGGTTCGCCGGGCTCTTTTACCTGGTGCGACTGTTCATCTACCACCGCGAGGCTGAGGAGCTCGAACCCAGCCTGCGCTCTGCCTTCCAGCAGCAATACGCCTTGATGGAGCGGCGTCTGGCCAACATCATCACCACCCCCGGCATGGTGGTGGCGGTGGTCTGCGCAGCCGGCCTGCTCAGCGTGAATCCCGCCTGGCTGCACCAGGGTTGGATGCACGCCAAGCTCGCCTTTGTGGCGGCGCTGCTCGCGTACCACGCCTTCTGTTATCGGCTGATGGGCCAGTTGCAGCAGGGCAACTGCGGCTGGAGCCCGAAGCAGCTGCGGGCCCTCAATGAGCTGCCCACCCTTCTGCTGGTGGTGGTGGTGATGCTGGTGGTGTTCAAGAACCAGTTCCCTACCGGCGCCGCCACCTGGTTCATCGTGGCCCTGGTGGTGTTCATGGCCGCCTCGATTCAGTTCTATGCCCGCTGGCGTCGTCTGCGGGCCGAACGGCTGGCGGCGGCCGACTCGCTGGTGGGCTGA
- a CDS encoding TIGR02466 family protein, whose amino-acid sequence MPLHWLFPTPVLQEDLQPDAATAAAMEAFLAQLDRTVYQHERFSSRNNLTGDVLAELGMDQLHRLGEFQWLNRQLAHYAGLFLEKLIGPDHGLELHIQKAWSVICPSQGGELDAHTHPNAQLSAVFYVRMEPDNPTGQLEFQAPETYFSHSMTLPYAAAAVSGGVFAAQTHRLLIFPSDLRHRVTPYEGRSSRYSVSYDLALTTPPGAGREMQVPHPLDWVPLSLV is encoded by the coding sequence ATGCCCCTGCACTGGCTCTTTCCTACCCCTGTCCTGCAGGAGGATCTCCAGCCGGATGCTGCCACCGCAGCGGCCATGGAGGCTTTCCTTGCCCAGTTGGACCGGACCGTGTATCAGCACGAACGATTCTCCAGCCGCAACAATCTCACCGGTGATGTGCTGGCGGAGCTCGGGATGGATCAACTGCACCGCCTGGGCGAATTCCAGTGGCTCAACCGCCAGCTGGCCCACTATGCCGGCCTGTTTCTGGAGAAACTGATTGGCCCCGATCACGGACTGGAGCTGCACATCCAGAAGGCCTGGTCGGTGATCTGTCCGTCCCAGGGAGGTGAACTGGATGCCCACACCCATCCCAATGCCCAGCTCAGTGCCGTGTTCTACGTCCGAATGGAGCCCGACAATCCCACCGGACAACTGGAATTCCAGGCTCCGGAGACCTATTTCAGCCACAGCATGACGCTGCCCTATGCGGCGGCTGCCGTCAGTGGGGGAGTGTTTGCTGCGCAGACCCATCGGTTGCTGATCTTCCCTTCCGATCTGCGCCATCGCGTCACCCCCTATGAAGGTCGCAGCAGCCGGTATTCGGTGTCCTATGACTTGGCGCTGACCACGCCGCCGGGAGCAGGGCGCGAGATGCAGGTGCCCCATCCCCTCGATTGGGTTCCCCTGTCTCTGGTTTGA
- a CDS encoding PHP domain-containing protein, whose product MVTSFPQLRGEAANHPLARVLRTVSADSCPGRLNFHCHTTCSDGSLHPRELARQAAAIGLEHFAVTDHHSMAACPQVQAALNELASEGVTVPTLWSGVEISCLLEGCLVHVLALGFNPDHPALAIYLRGEAVVGPALRSEAVVAAIRAAGGLALLAHPARYRLSHQRLLTAAAAQGFDGAEAWYDYAMQGCWAPTPLVCEAIAGALAERGLLQSCGTDTHGLELRGR is encoded by the coding sequence ATGGTGACGTCGTTCCCCCAGCTGCGTGGCGAGGCGGCCAACCACCCTCTGGCCAGGGTGCTCCGAACAGTCTCGGCAGACAGCTGCCCGGGTCGGCTCAATTTCCATTGCCACACCACCTGCAGCGACGGCAGCCTGCATCCCCGCGAGCTGGCCCGCCAGGCCGCTGCGATCGGTCTGGAACATTTCGCGGTGACGGATCACCACTCCATGGCGGCCTGTCCGCAGGTGCAGGCGGCCCTGAATGAACTGGCGTCTGAAGGGGTGACCGTTCCCACCCTCTGGAGTGGTGTCGAAATCAGCTGCCTGCTGGAGGGTTGTCTGGTGCATGTGCTGGCCCTGGGCTTCAACCCTGACCATCCCGCCCTGGCGATCTACCTGCGCGGCGAGGCGGTGGTGGGACCGGCGCTTCGCTCCGAGGCCGTGGTGGCGGCCATCCGCGCCGCTGGAGGCCTGGCCTTGCTGGCCCATCCGGCCCGCTATCGCCTGAGCCACCAGCGTCTGCTGACGGCCGCCGCCGCCCAGGGGTTTGACGGGGCCGAAGCCTGGTACGACTACGCCATGCAGGGTTGCTGGGCGCCGACACCGCTGGTGTGCGAAGCAATCGCCGGCGCTCTGGCTGAACGTGGCCTTTTGCAGAGTTGTGGTACCGATACCCATGGGTTGGAGCTGCGGGGCCGCTAG
- the grrM gene encoding cyclophane-forming radical SAM/SPASM peptide maturase GrrM/OscB yields the protein MSRASSAGPDLSRFGPIGLVVVQSTSLCNLDCSYCYLPDRQKKRDFDLSLLPLLMQRILESPYCGPELALVWHAGEPLTLPCSWYDEATAIIRRSLLEWQAEEIDFTQHVQTNATLINDGWCECFRRNRIVVGISVDGPEDIHDANRRFRNGLGSHGLAMKGIEALHRHDLPFHCISVITAEAMEQPERIYRFFRDNGISAVGFNVEEQEGIHTSSSMQGQEREEQYRHFLRTFWDLSEQDGFPVILREFDQVIGLIQDQRRMQQNELNRPFSILSVDALGNFSTFDPELLSVASDTYGSFNLGNLREMSLVESTTTDRFHRLWGDMTAGVANCHQSCETFGFCGGGNGSNKFWEHGSLRASETHACRFGTKIPVQVLLERFEQGPPLQPSPGEPSGA from the coding sequence GTGAGCCGAGCCTCTTCTGCCGGGCCTGATCTCAGCCGCTTCGGCCCTATCGGCCTGGTGGTGGTGCAGTCGACCTCGTTATGCAACCTCGACTGCTCCTACTGCTATCTGCCGGATCGCCAGAAGAAGCGGGACTTCGACCTCAGCCTGCTGCCGCTGCTGATGCAGCGCATTCTGGAGAGCCCCTATTGCGGACCGGAGCTTGCCCTGGTGTGGCATGCCGGCGAGCCGCTCACTCTGCCCTGCAGCTGGTACGACGAAGCGACCGCGATCATCCGCCGGTCGTTGCTGGAGTGGCAGGCGGAGGAGATCGACTTCACGCAGCATGTTCAGACCAACGCCACCCTGATCAACGACGGCTGGTGTGAGTGCTTCCGTCGCAACAGAATCGTGGTGGGCATCAGTGTGGATGGCCCCGAGGACATTCATGACGCCAACCGCCGTTTCCGCAACGGCCTCGGGTCCCATGGCCTGGCAATGAAGGGGATCGAGGCCCTGCATCGCCATGACCTGCCCTTCCACTGCATCTCCGTGATCACGGCGGAAGCGATGGAGCAACCGGAGCGGATCTACCGCTTCTTCCGCGACAACGGCATCAGCGCCGTGGGGTTCAACGTGGAGGAACAGGAAGGGATTCACACCAGCTCCTCGATGCAGGGGCAGGAACGGGAAGAGCAATACCGGCACTTCCTGCGAACGTTCTGGGATCTGAGTGAGCAGGACGGCTTTCCCGTCATCCTGCGGGAATTTGATCAGGTGATCGGGCTGATCCAGGATCAACGCCGCATGCAGCAGAACGAACTCAATCGGCCCTTCTCGATCCTGAGTGTCGATGCCCTTGGGAATTTCTCCACCTTTGATCCCGAGCTGCTCTCGGTGGCCAGCGACACCTATGGCAGTTTCAACCTCGGCAATCTGCGAGAGATGTCCCTGGTGGAATCCACCACCACCGACCGCTTCCACCGCCTCTGGGGAGACATGACGGCAGGTGTGGCGAACTGCCACCAGAGCTGTGAGACTTTCGGCTTCTGCGGCGGTGGGAACGGCAGCAACAAGTTCTGGGAGCACGGCAGCCTGCGGGCGAGTGAGACCCACGCCTGCCGCTTCGGCACCAAGATTCCGGTCCAGGTTCTGCTGGAGCGCTTCGAGCAAGGGCCGCCCCTGCAGCCCTCTCCTGGTGAGCCAAGCGGCGCCTGA